The window CTCCTAGTGCTAAGCCCAGGCCCAGGGGCTCCTTTGATTCAGTGTTGGAGGCTCCGGGTGGAGGCCCCTGGGACTGAAGGGCTGGAGGCTGGGGAACTGCTGctggggatgagggaaagggcACATCCTGATCTCTGGAGGCTTCTCCCGTATTAGGGAATGTTCCAGGCCGGGGTTGTTCCGCTTGCTGGCGACAGGGCCTTTGGCCCGAGATTACAAGGAAACCGATTATAGGACGATTCGGTGATTAAAATCCGTTATTTTTAAAGCCTGTTTGCGAAGCCCAGTTGTTTAAGGGAGCTCTCACCTGTCCCAAAGGTACCAATTAAACGCTAATTCTCCCGATTATTAGTGTCCATCGAGGGCCTTGAAGGCACCTTCATCTCGGAGAGTCCAAGCCCTCAGATTCAgttatttgcctccatttcttcatctgtgtaaTGGAGACAACGGCCTGCCAGGCTTGTACCAAGACAAGGTCATAGTGAAAAGCTAGAGATTTGGGGAAAGCTTTAAAAACTGTCTGGATTGCCGTGTTTCGGCCCAGTTCTCGGTCCTGCTACCGCCCAGCCCGGACCCTCGGAGCCGAAACCGAGCAGTAATCACGTATTCGGCACCTTCTGCTGGTCTGCTGGTACTGGCAGGAAGCGGCCCCGGTCTCCCAGGGCCTCCCACCCGACCGagcctctctcccctctcccccttgcAGACGTCCTGCGGTTTGACAACACCTACAGCTTCATCCACGCTAAGAAGGTCAGCTTCACGGTGGAGGTGCTGCTCCCGGACAAGGCCTCCGAGGAGCGGCTGCAGCAGCTGGGAGAGAAGGGGCTGGCGCCTTCCCAGCACTGAGGGCCGCGGCCGTCCCGCCTCGGCCCCGCCGCCCCCCGCAGCCCCGCGTTAGGGCTCCACCCCTGCCTCCCGCGGGGCTGCCCTCAGCCCAGCCTGacaagggggtgggggggggtaactGGGGGGCGCAGAGAGGCCGGGTGGCTCAGGACAagccccctccctctcccccctccggCCTAACTCGGGGTCCCCTGGGGAGGCACTGggggctccctccctccctcgatTTGTGCCAACCTCGGTTTCTGTCCCGAGCCAGCTCCAGGCTGGACAAAACTACCGGGCCCATGGGGGGGGGGCGCCATTAGTCACCAGGACTCCGGGCCTGGACCCCGAGAAGCACATTCGCTCCTAGAGGGAGGCCAGAGGTGGCCGATGTCCGGGCCGCTGCGTCCCCGCTTTAGCTCCTCCGGGCCCGGCTCTTCCCTCCTGGAGGAGGTGCGGGGGCTCCTGGGCCGGCTTGGCTTAATCTCTAATGAAAACTGATCATTAATCCCCAGAGCCCCTTGCCCCCCCGCGCCCCCCCAGCACTGCCAGCCCCTGTTCCGGGCCGGAGACCTCGGCCCGGCCCTCGGGGGCTTCTGGCCTAGTCAGCTGCGCCAGGGTAAACTCGCCCACGACCGGCCCCGATGGCCCAGGAAGGCCCGGGGGCAGGACCGCCCCCCCCCATGCCCCCTGGGAGGCGGGGCCGGAGCGCTGCCCAgagtgggggcggggagggggcggggccgggctCCCCTTCAGGCCGCGGGGGCTTGGGCCCGGGGCAGAGCCGGTGGGCAGTGGGTGGGCAGACTTCTTCCACTGATTTACGGGAAACGAGCTGGGCGGGCCCGGCAGGGGCGCCTGGGAGGGAGCTCCCCGTCCCTGGAGCTCTCGGTGGGGGCGGACACCCACCTGGCCGGGGATGCCGCAGGGGGCTCTTGCTCAGGGACGGGTTAACCGGGCGCTTTCAGAGCTGGCTCCCCAGAGTCGGGGCCCGGGGGGAGGGCGTCTCGGTTTACAAAGATTCTGTTAGGAAAATTAACCAATAAATAAATCTATGTGATTCAGGCTCCCCAGTCTTTTTTCTGCCATGTTGTACCGACCGCCTTCCTCTGGGGGGCGCCAGAGAACTCCAAATGCTGAGCTCACCCGCCAAAGGACCGAGGCTTCGGCCTCGGTGGTTCCAGTAATGAGCGGGTGCGCCTGCGCAGCGAAGCTCCTGCAATTGGACGGACTGGTGGGCGGGTGTTCTTACCATGTCTACTGAGGGCAGCGAGGGTGGCCTTCCAAGGGAGGGCGGAAGTCCCGCCTCCGGAACGGCTACGTCCGGCTGTGCCGCGGAGCTGGCCCCACGTGGCCTGAGAGGGTCTAGGGACTTGTGGTCCCCAGCTGGTTCTGCGCGAACCCCGGGCGAGGGGCGGAGAGAGGGGGGAAGCGAGGTCACGTGGCCCTAGGGACTGTCTCCGAATTCCATTTTGGGGGCTGGGGAGCCCCTCCAAGGCCCCCTCCCGCAGCCCGCGGCTCCCCGAGGAAGAAGGGCTTCCGGCCCCCCCCGAAACCTCCTAATCCCTCCCGCCGTTCCCCGGGGGCCCCTGGTCTCCGGTCCCACGTAATCCCGGCGGGATTTTCCCGCCCTTCTGCGGCGGTGACTGACAGCCCTGGGCCGGGCCCCGGGCGCGCGGCTGAGAAGGGAGTGGGAGCCCCGGGggagctgggggggaggggcgggcagGGGCGCACATCTGAATACGGCTAAAGACCCGCGTCCAAAGCAGGATCTCAGAGACTGCAGagcgggcgggggcggggcgagCTCTGGCTGCGGACACAAATTGGCTCTTTAAGGAAAGCAGCCTGTTCGGGGATCCCAGGCTCGTGGTGATGGGGGTCCTCAGACTGGGGGCCCCTCCGTCCCGTCCGAATCCTGTCCCCGCCCAGGCTCTCACCCTTCAACCTTCCGATGTCCCCCATTCCCCTCCGCCCGTTCTTCCCCTTTTGGACAGCTCCCGGGGGCCCTACCCCCCACTCCTCAGATCTCCCCCCAGCTCCCTGAGCTCTCCCTGCTTCTCCGGGCCCCCGGTGCCCGCCCCCACGTCTGCCCGGGATGCACAAGGCAGTGCCGCCTGACGGGCGGCTCCCACTAGTCGCTGTGCCGGGCTCTCGGGACGCCACGAAGCAGGCGGCGTCCTCGCCCTCCCAGGAATCGGAAAACCACGGGGAGGGAACCACGGGGCTCGAGTTCAAATCCGGACTCTGCCGTCTGCGGAGACCTCGGCAAGTCCTGCATCGTAGGACCACAGctttgagctggaagagacctctgGGTCTCCCAGCCCACCCACCCATTTCACTaacggggaaactgaggcggaGAGGTTCGGcgatgtctgaggcaggatcgGAAGttgctcttcctgactccaagttcccCTTAActgctctgggcctcagtttccccgtctgCGAAAGGAGGGAGTAGGGCTCCACGAGGGGGCCTTCGGGGCCGCTTCTGCCTCCACACTTCGGATTCTAAGAGCGGCTTCTGATTCACGATGTGCTAGCCGGGGCGCTTCTCCAGCGCGGAGCGATAGTTTGGAAGGCTGCCCGGAAAGCCAGGGTCCGAAAGTTCGCTCGGGCAGCTGCTTCCCCcttcctgggactcagtttcctcatctgtaaacaagCGGTCTGGCCGCCGTGACTTAGTCTGTCCCTCTCGCCTTGGAATCTCTGCCCCCGCCGGCCTAGCGGGGTCCCTCTCTGACCCGAGCCTTGCaacgggggggggggagagcagCGCCGGGGGAACGTGGACCCCCGGGACCTCCGAGGCCCCTCCTGGGGTTAAGCGCAGAAGAGCAGAGGGAGGGCGGGGCGGACGCGAGGGACTGCGGGGGAGGGACTGCGGGGGCGTGGCGGCCGCGGCCTCCGCGTCCGGGCCGGCCCGTAGGCGGGACGGGGCGGGGCCTCGGGCGCCCGGCCTCCTTCCACGTCTGGGCTCCCACGTGCGTGTGTGTGAGAGTGTTTGCGCGCGCGTTCGGCCGCCGTGTAATTTGCTGACGCTCCCCGGCCGGGCCGGAGAGAACGTCCTTCAGGGCCGGGGCCGGTGACCAGCCCCGCGGCCGCCCGCTCCCCGCGCACCATGCCGGAGCCTGCCCGAGATGCCCAGCCCGACCTCTACCGCGACACGTGGGTGCGCTACCTGGGTGAGCGCGCGCCGCCGGGGCCGGGCGGGGGGCGCGGAGGGGGAGGCGGGGCCGCGGCTCCGGGGGACATTGCGCTGCCCCCCGCCCCTCGCCCGGCTGCCCAATGACCTCCAGGTGCGACGGCCGCCGACACCGGCCGCTGGACACCTGGAGGTCGTCTGGCCTCTGGGGGCCGGGTGTGAGGTGCCTTCCACGTCTGTGACGCTGTGTGTTTGTCTCTGCCGTTCTAAGGGTCTGCGCGCCAGGCTCTGCAGGGCTAAGGGTCTGGGTCTCAAGGTCCTTCTAGTTCTGAGGTTCCGTGTCTCGCGGTCTCTCAGCCTTTTGCCCATTTCTGGGCCAGCCCTGCGTCCTTGAGTGAAAAAGACTCCTCTTCCCGAGTCCAGATGTAGCCCAGACGTAGcccagacactcactagctgggGGACCCCGGGCAAGTCGTGTCACCCCGTCTGCCTCGGCTTCCTTCTCTGTACAATGAGCCGGAGAAGGCAATGGctgaatctctgccaagaaagcgcCAAGAGGAGACTTGAGGCGGCTGAAAGACTGGACAAAGCCCCTTCTCCCTTGCAGGTTATGCTAATGAAGTGGGAGAGGCCTTCAGAGCCATTGTGCCCACGTCGCTGGTGTGGCTGAGTTACGGCGTGGCCAGCTCCTACGTGGTGGCCGACGCTGTGGACAAGGGCAAGAAGGCCGGAGCTGTGcgtacgggggggggggggggggggggggggggggggggggggggtgtctctgATTGGGGCTCAGCCCATTTCACCCCACGGGTCCCCAGATGTGGTACAGCCCGGTGGatatttctcccccccccaaatcccTGGGGGTGGTATGGCCTCCCAACCTCATTCCCTCACTCTCCTGGGAGCGTCCCTCTTAAAGTGATACCGCTCCCCACTTTGAAAGTAgaccctccccctttttaatgctGTAGCCCCCCCGGCCAAGATGGGTCCCCTTTGAGATGCTTCAGCGGCTTGGAATTTCCTATTCGGTTTTCCCTACAGGCCGCGAGCCCAGAGACAAGCAAGACCACCAAGATGGCGGTGGCCGTGGTGGACACCTTCGTCTGGCAGGCGCTGGCCTCCGTGGCCATCCCGGGCTTCACCATCAACCGTCTGTGCGCCGCTTCTCTCTACGTCCTGGGCAGAGCCACCCGCTGGCCCCTGGCAGCCCGCAAGTGGACGACCACGGCCGTGGGACTCCTGGCCATTCCCGTCATCATCCACCCCATCGACAGGTGCTCACAGTCCCTCGCCCTGGGGCAGCCCTGCCCGGAAACCCGTCACCGTCACCGTTAGAGCTCCGTGGGCCGGGAGCTGAGGATTAGGATACCAGCCAAGGGAAGGAGCCAGCCCGGCCGAGAGCAGAGTAGAGGCCCAGGGAGGAGGCAGCTGAGTCACCCTGGGGGAAAGCCTGAGAGCAgcatggaggaggaggagggtccTAGGGGGCCACTGAAGATGGTTGGATAGGGGTCCCAAGGGCAGATCTGTGTGGAGGAGACTCTGGGAGCCGCGAGAGACTGGGGAGGATGAGAGAAGCCAGGGAGGGCAGGGGTGAGAGCAGAGAGAGGATGGAGGTGAAATAGGAGATGGAGGTGGAAATGTGCAGGCTCTGGGCAAGgggatgagggagagggaagaatccAGGAGGGTGCCGGAGTATAAGCCCGGGAGTCTGGAGGCTGCTGGGGGGACAGAAAGGGGACGTCCGTGCACAGGTAAAGGTCCTGAGTGCCCAGTTAGATGCTCAGTAGGCACGTGGTGGGGCAGGGCCTGTGCCCAGGGGAGACACTGAGGCTGGGTGTGACGGGTAACTGTGGGGCTGCCGAGGGCCCGAGAAGGGTCACAAAGCGCTCATCGCTTCCGTCCGGTCCTGAGCTTTGCCTGCTGGACAGGAGCCTGGGTCTCAGGCAGGCCTCACTGGCAGGGCTGGGGTTATTTCTGGGCCTTGTGGTTTGAGATAAGAAGTCTGGAGAGCGGCCAGAGGCAGCAACGAGGGTGATAAGGGCTCTGGGACGTTGATGGAGGGCTGGGTTGAAGGAACTGGCCATATTAGCCAGGAGGAGGCTCAGAAGGACTCGTGGAGAAGGATTAGTCCTACTGGGCCCCAGAATGAAGAGCCACTGGGGGCTTGTCACAAGAAGCCCATTTCGGACGGACACCGGGGGGAAAGTCTCCTAGCCACGTGCTTTGCCCTCCCTTGGAAGGGGATGTCTCTTGGAGTGAGGCACCTTGGTAGTATgttgtttttctactttttttgagttttcttggatAGATACACAGAAGTGATTTGCCGtgtcctccagttcattttacagatgaggaaactgaggctaacagggtgaaatgacttgactaaggtcactCAGCAAGGATgtgtctgagtttgaatttgaactgGAGTCTCCCTAAAGTGCTTTGATCCTTATAGAACCGCCTAGCTGCTAGATGGTGCATGTGATAGAATCATGGATTCTATCTACTTGGTGAAtcaacttggagtcaggaagactgggattcagaatagagtgaaatgacttgactaaggtcacacagcaaggctgtgtctgagtctggatttgaactcggtctTTCCGAGGTGCTCTGTGCCTTACAGCACCAGCTGGGTGCAGTAGATGGAATCATGTGAAacttggagtcgggaagacccGATTCAGATTCAGAGTCTGCTTCTGCTATTACTGGGCAAGTTCacttttcagtttcctcctctgtacagagggggtggggtggggttggACCTTCCCCTCCACCCAAAGCGACCTCTAAGGAGGCTGCTGTCCCTCCCACCTCTCCCGAGCTTCCTGCTCACTCCAACCCTGCCTCGGTGTCCCCCCCAGGTCAGTGGACTTCCTGATGGACTCCAGCCTACGGAAGATCTACCCTTCCCAAGAGAAGCCCAGCTCTGCTTGATACATCTGCCCGTCTTGGACCAGCCCCGCCCGCATGCCACCTGACATCTCATCCTCCTGGGGGACGCCGCCCCCGGAAAGCTCCAGCGGGGGCCGGGCCCGCAGCCCTTGAGCATTAGAGCTCGGTGGACCCCGGAGATCGTCTCGTTCATGCCCCTCACTTGATGGAGGACGGTGATGGCCAGGGTGGAGGGAAGAACATGGCCCTTCCTTATACTGTGAAGTCGTGGTGGAGCCGGGTCCTGGGACTGCTGGGTCGGGATTTctctcactccccccccccccaaaccaaCACTGTaagaagcacacacacacacacacacacacacacacctcccctGCCCTGCCCCAGTTTTTTTTAAGCGTTTTGACTTTTACAAAGTGCTTCCCTCCCAACAGCTCTGAGAGGGCCCTAGTGCCAGTACCATTAGCCCAGGCGatggatgaaaaaactgaggttccaAGAGAGAAgctgatttgcccaaagttgctcagggagaattatGGGAGAGTGCAATAGCAGTCAGATGATCAGGGGCTCTCTTTggaacagggagggagggaaacccAGGATACTGTGACCTCATTGTGAAGAGCCAGGAAGACCCCTTCCTCCCATGCCTCTGACCTGGTGAAGACCGCCCAGAGGAGCCTGTGGGTGGCCCTGCAGGATTCTGGGAGGCTGTGACTTCTCTAGGTGATCAATAAACACGAATCATGTCCAGCAGAATTCGTCTTTTCTgtttctgggggggggggcagccctcttatttcttcttccttcctacccACCCCACCAAGGACGGGGCAGACAGTCCCGTGTCTGTGGGGACAGAGCAGACACCTGAGGGTGCACAGAGGAAGTTCCTCCTCCCGAAATGTCACCTCTGGGAGTCTGAAAGTGCCCCATTATTTGTGCTAGGAGAGATATGAATATAGAATGTCTGTGGGAGGGCCTTtggaaca of the Sarcophilus harrisii chromosome 1, mSarHar1.11, whole genome shotgun sequence genome contains:
- the MTFP1 gene encoding mitochondrial fission process protein 1 → MPEPARDAQPDLYRDTWVRYLGYANEVGEAFRAIVPTSLVWLSYGVASSYVVADAVDKGKKAGAAASPETSKTTKMAVAVVDTFVWQALASVAIPGFTINRLCAASLYVLGRATRWPLAARKWTTTAVGLLAIPVIIHPIDRSVDFLMDSSLRKIYPSQEKPSSA